Proteins co-encoded in one Pseudomonas fluorescens genomic window:
- a CDS encoding ammonium transporter, with amino-acid sequence MENLQSAVDTLVHSSNTLFILIGAVMVLAMHAGFAFLEVGTVRQKNQVNALSKILSDFAVSTLAYFFIGYWISYGVTFLQPAAVLSADHGYGLVKFFFLLTFAAAIPAIISGGIAERARFVPQLCATALIVAFIYPFFEGMIWNGNYGLQAWLAARFGAAFHDFAGSVVVHAMGGWLALAAVLLLGPRNGRYRDGRLVAFAPSSIPFLALGSWILIVGWFGFNVMSAQTLQGVSGLVAVNSLMAMVGGTVAALIVGRNDPGFLHNGPLAGLVAVCAGSDLMHPVGALVTGVIAGALFVWCFTAAQVKWRIDDVLGVWPLHGLCGVWGGIACGIFGSTALGGLGGVSLISQLIGTALGVLVALVGGFAVYGSIKAMHGLRLSQEQEYYGADLSLHKIGAVSQD; translated from the coding sequence ATGGAAAATCTGCAAAGCGCGGTGGATACGCTCGTTCACAGTTCCAACACGTTGTTCATTCTTATCGGCGCGGTCATGGTGCTGGCCATGCACGCCGGTTTCGCCTTTCTGGAGGTCGGAACGGTTCGACAGAAGAATCAGGTCAACGCCCTGTCGAAGATTCTCAGCGACTTCGCAGTGTCGACGCTGGCCTATTTCTTTATAGGCTATTGGATTTCGTACGGGGTGACGTTCCTGCAACCGGCGGCGGTGCTCAGCGCCGATCATGGTTACGGGTTGGTGAAGTTTTTCTTCCTGCTGACGTTCGCCGCGGCGATTCCGGCAATCATTTCCGGCGGCATTGCCGAGCGGGCACGGTTCGTTCCGCAGTTGTGCGCGACGGCGCTGATCGTTGCATTCATCTATCCGTTTTTCGAGGGGATGATCTGGAACGGCAACTATGGTCTGCAAGCCTGGCTGGCCGCGCGATTCGGCGCCGCGTTTCATGATTTCGCCGGCTCCGTGGTGGTTCACGCCATGGGCGGCTGGCTGGCGCTGGCGGCGGTGCTGTTGCTGGGCCCGCGCAACGGCCGCTATCGCGATGGCCGGTTGGTGGCCTTCGCGCCTTCGAGCATTCCGTTTCTGGCGCTGGGCTCGTGGATCCTGATTGTCGGCTGGTTCGGCTTCAACGTGATGAGCGCGCAAACCCTGCAAGGCGTTAGCGGGCTGGTGGCGGTCAATTCGTTGATGGCGATGGTGGGCGGCACGGTGGCGGCGCTGATCGTCGGGCGCAATGACCCGGGCTTTCTGCACAACGGCCCGTTGGCCGGTCTGGTGGCGGTGTGTGCCGGCTCTGACCTGATGCATCCGGTGGGCGCGCTGGTGACCGGTGTGATTGCTGGCGCCCTGTTTGTCTGGTGCTTCACGGCGGCGCAGGTCAAATGGCGGATCGACGACGTGCTGGGTGTCTGGCCGTTGCACGGCTTGTGTGGCGTGTGGGGTGGCATCGCCTGCGGGATCTTCGGCTCGACCGCGTTGGGCGGGCTTGGCGGCGTCAGCCTGATCAGCCAGTTGATCGGCACGGCGTTGGGCGTGCTGGTCGCGCTGGTCGGCGGTTTCGCCGTGTATGGTTCGATCAAGGCGATGCATGGTCTGCGCCTCAGCCAGGAGCAGGAGTATTACGGCGCTGATCTTTCGCTGCACAAGATCGGCGCGGTGAGCCAGGACTAG
- a CDS encoding cation:proton antiporter: MFANLLIILASSLVVIALFRRLRLPPVLGYLCVGLMVGPQAFDWINESEHLPDLAELGVVFLLFSLGLEFSLSKMIALRQVVFRLGSQQVLISTALLGGVLMLLGMPFTPALLLGAGLSLSSTAIVTKELGSLGEIFSSHGQNAVGVLLFQDVVAVLLLTLVPVFAGSSDQAWYWALPLTLIKTVVLFFGLLLASRWLLPRLFQEVAASRSAELFVLLALVIVLLTAWLTHLLGLSPALGAFLAGMLLGESHYRHQIEADLRPFRDILLGLFFVSIGMLIDLQLFASHSLLILAMTLGLLVIKGSVVALLVKWRGNDNETAWRSGLALAQGGEFCFALMAQMQQNQLMPADLGALLLAATFCSMLLTPLMLRAAPRIAAALHRKPNQEAQIEEISALNAGLDQHVVICGYGRVGQSIGRFMRNAGQPYVALDNDPVRIQEAATVERDVHYGDSSRADLLTAVGLLRARLLVIAVDQSDVALRVLKEARRLNPKVPILVRTRDDSQWAELKAAGASEVVPELLESSLMLASHALILLGLPAHQVQEKVDRVRIDRYRLLHGFYPGAEDEEI, encoded by the coding sequence GTGTTCGCCAACCTGTTGATCATTCTCGCCTCGTCCCTGGTAGTGATTGCCCTGTTCCGACGCCTGCGTCTGCCGCCAGTGCTGGGATATCTGTGTGTGGGATTGATGGTCGGCCCGCAGGCGTTCGACTGGATCAACGAAAGCGAGCATCTGCCTGACCTTGCCGAACTGGGTGTGGTGTTTCTGTTGTTTTCCCTGGGACTGGAATTCTCCCTGTCGAAAATGATTGCCCTGCGCCAGGTGGTGTTTCGCCTGGGCAGTCAGCAAGTACTGATCAGCACGGCCTTGCTGGGAGGCGTGCTGATGCTGCTGGGCATGCCCTTCACGCCGGCGTTGTTACTTGGCGCGGGCCTTTCGTTGTCATCGACGGCCATCGTCACCAAGGAACTGGGCAGCCTCGGAGAAATCTTCAGCAGCCACGGCCAGAACGCAGTGGGCGTCCTGTTGTTTCAGGATGTGGTGGCCGTGTTGTTGCTGACACTGGTGCCCGTATTTGCCGGAAGCAGCGATCAGGCCTGGTATTGGGCATTACCCCTGACACTGATCAAGACCGTGGTGCTGTTTTTCGGTTTGCTGCTGGCCAGTCGCTGGCTGTTGCCGCGCTTGTTCCAGGAAGTGGCGGCATCACGTTCGGCCGAGCTGTTTGTGCTGTTGGCGCTGGTGATCGTATTGCTCACGGCATGGCTGACTCACCTGCTCGGTCTGTCGCCAGCCCTCGGCGCGTTCCTCGCTGGCATGCTGCTGGGGGAGAGTCATTACCGGCACCAGATCGAAGCCGATCTCCGGCCGTTCCGCGACATCCTGCTCGGCCTGTTCTTCGTCAGCATCGGCATGCTGATCGACCTGCAACTGTTCGCCAGCCACAGTCTGCTGATTCTCGCCATGACTCTGGGTCTGCTGGTGATCAAGGGCTCAGTGGTGGCGCTGCTGGTGAAATGGCGTGGCAACGACAATGAAACCGCCTGGCGCAGCGGCCTGGCACTGGCTCAGGGAGGCGAGTTCTGTTTCGCCCTGATGGCGCAGATGCAGCAGAATCAACTGATGCCCGCCGACCTCGGTGCCCTTCTGCTGGCCGCGACATTTTGCTCGATGCTGCTGACGCCGCTGATGCTCCGCGCTGCACCGCGCATCGCCGCCGCACTGCACCGCAAACCCAATCAGGAAGCACAGATCGAGGAAATCAGCGCCCTTAATGCCGGCCTCGACCAGCATGTGGTGATCTGCGGTTACGGCCGTGTCGGTCAGTCGATCGGACGCTTCATGCGCAATGCCGGGCAGCCTTATGTCGCGCTGGACAATGACCCGGTGCGCATACAGGAAGCGGCAACCGTCGAACGAGACGTGCATTACGGCGACTCCTCCCGCGCCGACCTGCTGACCGCGGTCGGCTTGCTCCGCGCCAGATTGCTGGTGATTGCCGTGGATCAGAGCGATGTCGCCTTGCGGGTGCTCAAGGAAGCCCGGCGACTCAACCCGAAAGTGCCGATTCTGGTACGCACCCGCGATGACAGCCAGTGGGCCGAACTGAAAGCCGCCGGCGCCAGCGAAGTGGTGCCGGAGTTGTTGGAATCAAGCCTGATGCTTGCCTCTCATGCCTTGATTCTGCTTGGTCTGCCGGCACACCAGGTGCAGGAGAAAGTCGATCGGGTGCGCATCGACCGCTATCGCCTGCTGCATGGTTTTTACCCGGGTGCCGAAGATGAAGAGATCTAG
- a CDS encoding DUF883 family protein, with translation MASTKAKTAQEILMNDFQTLVSDTERLLEHTATLAGDQADELREQIHESLLRARETLKLTEDTLRQRGKAAVTATEDYVSANPWQSVGIAAGVGFLIGLLATRR, from the coding sequence ATGGCCAGCACCAAGGCAAAGACTGCTCAAGAAATCCTGATGAACGACTTCCAGACCCTGGTCAGCGACACCGAACGGTTGCTGGAACACACCGCCACGCTGGCCGGTGACCAGGCTGATGAGTTGCGTGAACAGATCCATGAAAGTCTGCTGCGCGCGCGGGAAACCCTGAAGCTGACCGAAGACACCCTGCGCCAGCGTGGAAAGGCTGCGGTCACCGCCACTGAAGATTACGTGTCGGCCAATCCATGGCAATCGGTGGGCATCGCCGCCGGGGTAGGCTTTCTGATCGGCCTGCTGGCCACGCGGCGCTGA
- a CDS encoding EAL domain-containing protein, whose translation MIDGQPLACFQPFIDTATGRIAGVEALGRLRQTHGQLTSVGPLFADPRTPATALRRLDRQIRDNALSRFHEAPPDWFLSLNMSPRWISRLRADQALPSLKQLARHGVDPQRIVFEITELGGNSQRLSEVVARYRDAGARIAIDDFGAGYSQLDRVLALQPDILKLDMRLFQAAALGGPSSDVVKALAQMAEKTGCRIIAEGVETAAQLNFALECGSRYVQGFLFARAQEAFFATDAFVQRFAELRQAYVKQKLVERGKLMTMRQQLSELMTILQTWAQTHAPLSALPQLDAFPWLLRFYQCDRQGTQLTPNLEWRQSGWVADNRYLGHNWSWRPYFYHLLAEGWEERRLTLSNTYRDATSNQYCLTAGQFFDNGERLLLIDIDAAGL comes from the coding sequence GTGATCGACGGGCAACCGCTCGCCTGCTTTCAGCCTTTCATCGATACCGCTACCGGACGCATTGCAGGCGTCGAGGCATTGGGTCGATTGCGCCAGACGCACGGGCAACTGACATCGGTCGGGCCGCTGTTCGCCGACCCGCGAACCCCCGCTACCGCTTTGCGCCGCCTAGACCGGCAGATTCGTGACAATGCGTTGAGCCGATTTCACGAAGCACCGCCGGACTGGTTTCTCAGCCTCAACATGTCTCCGCGCTGGATCAGCCGCTTGCGCGCAGACCAGGCGCTGCCCAGTCTCAAACAACTCGCCCGGCATGGCGTCGATCCGCAGCGGATTGTCTTCGAGATCACCGAGCTGGGCGGCAACAGTCAGCGCCTGTCCGAAGTGGTCGCGCGCTATCGGGATGCCGGGGCGCGGATCGCTATCGACGATTTCGGCGCCGGGTATTCACAGCTCGATCGCGTGCTGGCGTTGCAGCCGGACATCCTCAAGCTCGACATGCGTCTGTTTCAGGCCGCAGCTCTCGGCGGACCCAGCAGCGATGTGGTCAAGGCACTGGCGCAGATGGCGGAAAAGACCGGTTGCCGGATCATCGCCGAAGGCGTGGAGACCGCAGCGCAGCTGAATTTCGCGCTGGAATGTGGTTCACGCTATGTGCAGGGTTTTCTGTTCGCCCGGGCACAGGAGGCATTTTTCGCGACGGACGCTTTCGTCCAGCGCTTCGCCGAACTGCGCCAGGCCTATGTAAAGCAAAAACTCGTCGAGCGCGGCAAGTTGATGACCATGCGTCAACAGCTCAGCGAATTGATGACGATCCTGCAGACCTGGGCCCAGACCCATGCACCGCTCAGTGCGTTGCCGCAACTGGATGCCTTTCCGTGGTTGCTGCGGTTTTATCAGTGCGATCGCCAGGGCACGCAACTGACACCGAATCTGGAATGGCGCCAAAGTGGTTGGGTCGCCGACAACCGTTATCTGGGCCACAACTGGTCCTGGCGCCCCTACTTCTACCATCTTCTGGCCGAAGGCTGGGAAGAACGCCGGCTGACGCTTTCCAACACCTACCGCGATGCCACCAGCAACCAGTACTGCCTGACCGCCGGACAGTTTTTCGACAATGGCGAGCGCCTGCTGTTGATCGACATCGACGCCGCCGGGTTGTAG
- a CDS encoding transcriptional regulator — MVNVEQLKSSVNRMSVDVVREAVHELRLDGLVTEGKTPFNKLHFNTCFAEIEALFQRAGYHKQLDVVGYQGLLYALYDPGRWEAVDVLRWLKEFTEAAALKSIPA; from the coding sequence GTGGTCAATGTCGAACAGTTGAAAAGCAGCGTGAACCGGATGTCGGTCGACGTGGTGCGCGAGGCGGTCCACGAGTTGCGTCTGGACGGTCTGGTCACGGAAGGCAAGACGCCGTTCAACAAGCTCCATTTCAATACCTGCTTTGCCGAGATCGAGGCGTTGTTTCAGCGCGCCGGCTACCACAAGCAACTGGATGTGGTCGGCTATCAGGGATTGCTGTACGCGTTGTATGACCCGGGTCGCTGGGAGGCCGTCGATGTGCTGCGTTGGTTGAAGGAATTCACTGAAGCGGCGGCTCTCAAGTCGATCCCGGCCTGA
- a CDS encoding phage holin family protein, protein MSIGESGPTAGTASSTRRLGAAVLGLLHSHVELFGIELQEQKARTVSLLLFAGLALVFALLLLVGLSTLVLIVFWDTYRLAAIIGLCVFYTLAAIFCGLRLKAAIFDESSPFHGTLEELANDRERLLP, encoded by the coding sequence ATGTCGATCGGTGAATCGGGCCCGACTGCGGGCACTGCCTCTTCCACACGGCGCCTGGGTGCAGCCGTACTCGGTCTTTTGCACAGTCACGTCGAATTGTTCGGCATCGAGCTGCAGGAACAGAAGGCACGAACCGTCAGCCTGTTGCTGTTCGCCGGCCTGGCGCTGGTGTTTGCACTGCTGTTGCTGGTGGGCCTGTCGACCCTCGTCCTGATCGTGTTCTGGGACACGTATCGACTCGCCGCCATCATCGGCCTGTGTGTGTTCTACACCCTGGCAGCGATCTTCTGCGGGCTGCGTCTGAAGGCTGCGATCTTCGATGAATCCTCGCCCTTCCACGGCACCCTGGAAGAGCTGGCCAACGACCGGGAGCGCCTGCTGCCATGA
- a CDS encoding glutaredoxin family protein: MLPECQLFGTLGCHLCEVAEAELMPFVEHGLLVELVDIAEDESWFEAYSLRIPVLRRTDTGAELGWPFSADQVVAFLR, from the coding sequence ATGCTTCCTGAATGCCAGTTGTTCGGCACCCTGGGGTGCCATCTGTGTGAAGTCGCCGAAGCCGAGTTGATGCCATTTGTCGAGCATGGCCTGCTGGTGGAACTGGTGGACATCGCTGAGGATGAGTCCTGGTTCGAGGCCTACAGTCTGCGAATTCCGGTTCTGCGACGAACCGATACCGGCGCGGAACTGGGGTGGCCATTCAGCGCCGATCAGGTGGTGGCATTCCTGCGTTGA